The following proteins are encoded in a genomic region of Dasypus novemcinctus isolate mDasNov1 chromosome 21, mDasNov1.1.hap2, whole genome shotgun sequence:
- the ATP2A3 gene encoding sarcoplasmic/endoplasmic reticulum calcium ATPase 3 isoform X1, whose amino-acid sequence MEAAHLLPAADVLRRFSVTAESGLSPAQVTGARERYGPNELPTEEGKSLWELVLEQFEDLLVRILLLAALVSFVLAWFEEGEETTTAFVEPLVIVLILVANAIVGVWQERNAESAIEALKEYEPEMGKVIRSDRKGVQRIRARDIVPGDVVEVAVGDKVPADLRLVEIKSTTLRVDQSILTGESVSVTKHTDAIPDPRAVNQDKKNMLFSGTNIASGKAVGVAVATGLHTELGKIRSQMVAVEPERTPLQRKLDEFGRQLSRTISLICVAVWVINIGHFADPVHGGSWLRGAVYYFKIAVALAVAAIPEGLPAVITTCLALGTRRMARKNAIVRSLPSVETLGCTSVICSDKTGTLTTNQMSVCRMFVVGQAGAAGSCSFLEFTVSGTTYAPEGQVRQGERLVRCGQFDGLVELATICALCNDSALDYNEAKGVYEKVGEATETALTCLVEKMNVFDTDLRALSRVERAGACNAVIRQLMRKEFTLEFSRDRKSMSVYCTPTRPSPAVQGSKMFVKGAPESVIERCSSVRVGSHTVPLNAISREQILAKIRDWGSGLDTLRCLALATRDTPPRKEDMQLDDCSKFVQYEMDLTFVGCVGMLDPPRPEVAACIARCRQAGIRVVMITGDNKGTAVAICRRLGIFKDAEDVVGKAYTGREFDDLSPEQQRQACQTARCFARVEPAHKSRIVENLQSFNEITAMTGDGVNDAPALKKAEIGIAMGSGTAVAKSAAEMVLSDDNFASIVAAVEEGRAIYSNMKQFIRYLISSNVGEVVCIFLTAILGLPEALIPVQLLWVNLVTDGLPATALGFNPPDLDIMEKRPRNPREALISGWLFFRYLAIGVYVGLATVAAATWWFLYDAEGPQVTFYQLRNFLKCSQENPLFAGVDCEVFESRFPTTMALSVLVTIEMCNALNSVSENQSLLRMPPWLNPWLLAAVAMSMALHFLILLVPPLPLIFQVTPLSGRQWVVVLQISLPVILLDEAFKYLSRNHTDEKDQK is encoded by the exons AGCTCCCGACAGAGGAAG GGAAGTCCTTGTGGGAGCTGGTGCTGGAGCAGTTCGAGGACCTCCTGGTACGCATCCTGCTGCTGGCTGCCCTGGTTTCCTTC GTCCTAGCCTGGTTCGAGGAGGGTGAGGAGACCACGACCGCCTTCGTCGAGCCCCTGGTCATCGTCCTGATCCTCGTGGCCAACGCGATCGTGGGCGTGTGGCAG GAGCGCAATGCCGAGAGCGCCATCGAGGCCCTGAAGGAGTACGAGCCCGAGATGGGCAAGGTGATCCGCTCGGACCGCAAGGGCGTGCAGAGGATCCGCGCCCGGGACATCGTCCCCGGAGACGTCGTGGAAGTGGCGG TGGGAGACAAAGTGCCTGCCGACCTCCGCCTCGTCGAGATCAAGTCCACCACGCTGAGAGTGGACCAGTCCATCTTGACGG GTGAATCTGTGTCCGTGACTAAGCACACCGATGCCATCCCAGATCCTAGAGCCGTGAATCAGGACAAGAAAAACATGCTGTTTTCT GGCACCAACATCGCGTCGGGCAAGGCAGTGGGTGTGGCCGTGGCCACCGGCCTGCACACAGAGCTGGGCAAGATCCGGAGCCAGATGGTGGCCGTTGAGCCGGAGCGGACGCCACTGCAGCGCAAGCTGGACGAGTTCGGGCGGCAGCTGTCCCGCACCATCTCCCTGATCTGCGTGGCCGTGTGGGTCATCAACATCGGCCACTTCGCAGACCCGGTCCACGGCGGCTCCTGGCTCCGTGGCGCTGTCTACTACTTCAAGATCGCCGTGGCCCTGGCCGTGGCCGCCATCCCCGAGGGCCTCCCAGCTGTCATCACGACATGCCTGGCGCTGGGCACGCGGCGCATGGCGCGCAAGAACGCCATCGTGCGCAGCCTGCCCTCCGTGGAGACCCTGGGCTGCACCTCTGTCATCTGCTCCGACAAGACGGGCACCCTCACCACCAATCAGATGTCTGTCTGCCGG ATGTTCGTGGTAGGCCAGGCCGGGGCGGCCGGCTCCTGCAGCTTCCTTGAGTTCACGGTCTCCGGCACCACCTACGCCCCTGAAGGCCAAGT GCGGCAGGGGGAGCGGCTCGTGCGATGTGGGCAGTTCGACGGGCTGGTGGAGCTGGCGACCATCTGTGCGCTGTGCAACGACTCGGCGCTGGACTACAACGAG GCCAAGGGCGTGTATGAGAAGGTGGGTGAGGCCACGGAGACGGCTCTGACTTGCCTGGTGGAGAAGATGAACGTGTTCGACACCGACCTGCGGGCCCTGTCCCGGGTGGAGCGAGCCGGTGCCTGCAACGCG GTCATCCGGCAGCTCATGCGGAAAGAGTTCACTCTGGAGTTCTCCCGGGACCGGAAGTCCATGTCCGTGTACTGCACGCCCACCCGCCCCTCCCCGGCGGTCCAGGGCAGCAAGATGTTCGTGAAG GGGGCTCCCGAGAGTGTGATCGAGCGCTGCAGCTCAGTCCGCGTGGGGAGCCACACGGTACCCCTGAACGCCATCTCCAGGGAGCAGATCCTGGCAAAGATCCGGGACTGGGGGTCAGGTTTGGACACGCTGCGCTGCCTCGCTCTGGCCACCCGCGACACGCCCCCGAGGAAGGAGGACATGCAGCTGGACGACTGCAGCAAGTTCGTGCAGTACGAG ATGGACCTGACCTTTGTGGGCTGCGTGGGCATGCTGGACCCGCCGCGGCCTGAGGTGGCCGCTTGTATTGCCCGCTGCCGCCAGGCGGGCATCCGCGTGGTTATGATCACAGGGGACAACAAGGGCACAGCCGTGGCCATCTGCCGCCGGCTTGGCATCTTCAAGGACGCAGAGGACGTGGTGGGCAAGGCCTACACAGGCCGCGAATTCGATGACCTCAGTCCCGAGCAGCAGCGCCAGGCCTGCCAGACGGCCCGCTGCTTCGCCCGCGTGGAGCCCGCACACAAGTCCCGCATTGTGGAGAACCTGCAGTCCTTTAACGAGATCACCGCCATG ACAGGCGACGGGGTGAATGATGCACCGGCCCTGAAGAAAGCGGAGATCGGCATTGCCATGGGCTCAGGCACAGCTGTGGCCAAGTCGGCGGCAGAGATGGTGCTGTCAGACGACAACTTTGCCTCCATCGTGGCTGCGGTGGAGGAGGGCCGGGCCATCTACAGCAACATGAAGCAATTCATCCGCTACCTCATCTCCTCCAATGTCGGCGAGGTCGTCTG CATCTTCCTCACGGCAATTCTGGGCCTGCCCGAAGCCCTGATCCCCGTGCAGCTGCTCTGGGTGAACCTGGTGACAGATGGCCTGCCTGCCACAGCCCTGGGCTTCAACCCACCAGACCTGGACATCATGGAGAAGCGGCCCCGGAACCCCCGCGAGGCTCTCATCAGCGGCTGGCTCTTCTTCCGCTATCTGGCTATTGGAG TGTACGTAGGcctggccacggtggctgctgccACCTGGTGGTTCCTGTATGACGCCGAGGGACCTCAAGTCACCTTCTACCAGCTG AGGAACTTCCTGAAGTGCTCCCAGGAAAACCCGCTCTTTGCCGGCGTTGACTGCGAGGTCTTCGAGTCTCGTTTCCCCACGACCATGGCCTTGTCCGTGCTGGTGACCATTGAGATGTGCAACGCCCTCAACAG CGTCTCCGAGAACCAGTCTCTGCTGCGGATGCCGCCCTGGCTGAACCCCTGGCTGCTGGCGGCCGTGGCCATGTCCATGGCCCTGCACTTCCTCATCCTGCTTGTGCCGCCCTTGCCC CTCATTTTCCAGGTGACCCCGCTGAGCGGGCGGCAGTGGGTGGTGGTGCTGCAGATTTCACTACCCGTCATCCTGCTTGATGAGGCCTTCAAGTACCTGTCGCGAAACCACACGGACG AAAAAGACCAGAAGTGA
- the ATP2A3 gene encoding sarcoplasmic/endoplasmic reticulum calcium ATPase 3 isoform X2, translating to MPWSLDLCVGWWLRMLAWWVGSQRELPTEEGKSLWELVLEQFEDLLVRILLLAALVSFVLAWFEEGEETTTAFVEPLVIVLILVANAIVGVWQERNAESAIEALKEYEPEMGKVIRSDRKGVQRIRARDIVPGDVVEVAVGDKVPADLRLVEIKSTTLRVDQSILTGESVSVTKHTDAIPDPRAVNQDKKNMLFSGTNIASGKAVGVAVATGLHTELGKIRSQMVAVEPERTPLQRKLDEFGRQLSRTISLICVAVWVINIGHFADPVHGGSWLRGAVYYFKIAVALAVAAIPEGLPAVITTCLALGTRRMARKNAIVRSLPSVETLGCTSVICSDKTGTLTTNQMSVCRMFVVGQAGAAGSCSFLEFTVSGTTYAPEGQVRQGERLVRCGQFDGLVELATICALCNDSALDYNEAKGVYEKVGEATETALTCLVEKMNVFDTDLRALSRVERAGACNAVIRQLMRKEFTLEFSRDRKSMSVYCTPTRPSPAVQGSKMFVKGAPESVIERCSSVRVGSHTVPLNAISREQILAKIRDWGSGLDTLRCLALATRDTPPRKEDMQLDDCSKFVQYEMDLTFVGCVGMLDPPRPEVAACIARCRQAGIRVVMITGDNKGTAVAICRRLGIFKDAEDVVGKAYTGREFDDLSPEQQRQACQTARCFARVEPAHKSRIVENLQSFNEITAMTGDGVNDAPALKKAEIGIAMGSGTAVAKSAAEMVLSDDNFASIVAAVEEGRAIYSNMKQFIRYLISSNVGEVVCIFLTAILGLPEALIPVQLLWVNLVTDGLPATALGFNPPDLDIMEKRPRNPREALISGWLFFRYLAIGVYVGLATVAAATWWFLYDAEGPQVTFYQLRNFLKCSQENPLFAGVDCEVFESRFPTTMALSVLVTIEMCNALNSVSENQSLLRMPPWLNPWLLAAVAMSMALHFLILLVPPLPLIFQVTPLSGRQWVVVLQISLPVILLDEAFKYLSRNHTDEKDQK from the exons ATGCCCTGGTCTCTAGACCTCTGTGTGGGATGGTGGCTGAGGATGTTGGCATGGTGGGTGGGTTCACAGAGAG AGCTCCCGACAGAGGAAG GGAAGTCCTTGTGGGAGCTGGTGCTGGAGCAGTTCGAGGACCTCCTGGTACGCATCCTGCTGCTGGCTGCCCTGGTTTCCTTC GTCCTAGCCTGGTTCGAGGAGGGTGAGGAGACCACGACCGCCTTCGTCGAGCCCCTGGTCATCGTCCTGATCCTCGTGGCCAACGCGATCGTGGGCGTGTGGCAG GAGCGCAATGCCGAGAGCGCCATCGAGGCCCTGAAGGAGTACGAGCCCGAGATGGGCAAGGTGATCCGCTCGGACCGCAAGGGCGTGCAGAGGATCCGCGCCCGGGACATCGTCCCCGGAGACGTCGTGGAAGTGGCGG TGGGAGACAAAGTGCCTGCCGACCTCCGCCTCGTCGAGATCAAGTCCACCACGCTGAGAGTGGACCAGTCCATCTTGACGG GTGAATCTGTGTCCGTGACTAAGCACACCGATGCCATCCCAGATCCTAGAGCCGTGAATCAGGACAAGAAAAACATGCTGTTTTCT GGCACCAACATCGCGTCGGGCAAGGCAGTGGGTGTGGCCGTGGCCACCGGCCTGCACACAGAGCTGGGCAAGATCCGGAGCCAGATGGTGGCCGTTGAGCCGGAGCGGACGCCACTGCAGCGCAAGCTGGACGAGTTCGGGCGGCAGCTGTCCCGCACCATCTCCCTGATCTGCGTGGCCGTGTGGGTCATCAACATCGGCCACTTCGCAGACCCGGTCCACGGCGGCTCCTGGCTCCGTGGCGCTGTCTACTACTTCAAGATCGCCGTGGCCCTGGCCGTGGCCGCCATCCCCGAGGGCCTCCCAGCTGTCATCACGACATGCCTGGCGCTGGGCACGCGGCGCATGGCGCGCAAGAACGCCATCGTGCGCAGCCTGCCCTCCGTGGAGACCCTGGGCTGCACCTCTGTCATCTGCTCCGACAAGACGGGCACCCTCACCACCAATCAGATGTCTGTCTGCCGG ATGTTCGTGGTAGGCCAGGCCGGGGCGGCCGGCTCCTGCAGCTTCCTTGAGTTCACGGTCTCCGGCACCACCTACGCCCCTGAAGGCCAAGT GCGGCAGGGGGAGCGGCTCGTGCGATGTGGGCAGTTCGACGGGCTGGTGGAGCTGGCGACCATCTGTGCGCTGTGCAACGACTCGGCGCTGGACTACAACGAG GCCAAGGGCGTGTATGAGAAGGTGGGTGAGGCCACGGAGACGGCTCTGACTTGCCTGGTGGAGAAGATGAACGTGTTCGACACCGACCTGCGGGCCCTGTCCCGGGTGGAGCGAGCCGGTGCCTGCAACGCG GTCATCCGGCAGCTCATGCGGAAAGAGTTCACTCTGGAGTTCTCCCGGGACCGGAAGTCCATGTCCGTGTACTGCACGCCCACCCGCCCCTCCCCGGCGGTCCAGGGCAGCAAGATGTTCGTGAAG GGGGCTCCCGAGAGTGTGATCGAGCGCTGCAGCTCAGTCCGCGTGGGGAGCCACACGGTACCCCTGAACGCCATCTCCAGGGAGCAGATCCTGGCAAAGATCCGGGACTGGGGGTCAGGTTTGGACACGCTGCGCTGCCTCGCTCTGGCCACCCGCGACACGCCCCCGAGGAAGGAGGACATGCAGCTGGACGACTGCAGCAAGTTCGTGCAGTACGAG ATGGACCTGACCTTTGTGGGCTGCGTGGGCATGCTGGACCCGCCGCGGCCTGAGGTGGCCGCTTGTATTGCCCGCTGCCGCCAGGCGGGCATCCGCGTGGTTATGATCACAGGGGACAACAAGGGCACAGCCGTGGCCATCTGCCGCCGGCTTGGCATCTTCAAGGACGCAGAGGACGTGGTGGGCAAGGCCTACACAGGCCGCGAATTCGATGACCTCAGTCCCGAGCAGCAGCGCCAGGCCTGCCAGACGGCCCGCTGCTTCGCCCGCGTGGAGCCCGCACACAAGTCCCGCATTGTGGAGAACCTGCAGTCCTTTAACGAGATCACCGCCATG ACAGGCGACGGGGTGAATGATGCACCGGCCCTGAAGAAAGCGGAGATCGGCATTGCCATGGGCTCAGGCACAGCTGTGGCCAAGTCGGCGGCAGAGATGGTGCTGTCAGACGACAACTTTGCCTCCATCGTGGCTGCGGTGGAGGAGGGCCGGGCCATCTACAGCAACATGAAGCAATTCATCCGCTACCTCATCTCCTCCAATGTCGGCGAGGTCGTCTG CATCTTCCTCACGGCAATTCTGGGCCTGCCCGAAGCCCTGATCCCCGTGCAGCTGCTCTGGGTGAACCTGGTGACAGATGGCCTGCCTGCCACAGCCCTGGGCTTCAACCCACCAGACCTGGACATCATGGAGAAGCGGCCCCGGAACCCCCGCGAGGCTCTCATCAGCGGCTGGCTCTTCTTCCGCTATCTGGCTATTGGAG TGTACGTAGGcctggccacggtggctgctgccACCTGGTGGTTCCTGTATGACGCCGAGGGACCTCAAGTCACCTTCTACCAGCTG AGGAACTTCCTGAAGTGCTCCCAGGAAAACCCGCTCTTTGCCGGCGTTGACTGCGAGGTCTTCGAGTCTCGTTTCCCCACGACCATGGCCTTGTCCGTGCTGGTGACCATTGAGATGTGCAACGCCCTCAACAG CGTCTCCGAGAACCAGTCTCTGCTGCGGATGCCGCCCTGGCTGAACCCCTGGCTGCTGGCGGCCGTGGCCATGTCCATGGCCCTGCACTTCCTCATCCTGCTTGTGCCGCCCTTGCCC CTCATTTTCCAGGTGACCCCGCTGAGCGGGCGGCAGTGGGTGGTGGTGCTGCAGATTTCACTACCCGTCATCCTGCTTGATGAGGCCTTCAAGTACCTGTCGCGAAACCACACGGACG AAAAAGACCAGAAGTGA